A genomic stretch from Salarias fasciatus chromosome 10, fSalaFa1.1, whole genome shotgun sequence includes:
- the rsf1b.1 gene encoding remodeling and spacing factor 1 isoform X2: MSAPAAAPSSAPALGPNFAVICSFLERYGALLDLPELTFPQLERDLRDSCSVPKLLVDLHVKLLRKIGKSVSADRWEKYLVKVCQELSSTWAWELEEKGYQQMTLESKTGILKYLCECQFDDNVKFKTAINDEDPDKMRVQPIGRDKDGLMYWFQLDQDNNVRMYVEEQDDLDGSSWKCIVRDRNELAEVVALLKTQIDPELLKRELEKKAQQEEDKDGAEGEAKKTDETSDDDSKDSSKAVCPVSPKTEDKDKTTASDGLKTETETSEDKSSTVNGAVDSKPEAESIGAKAQSIKEEPMEVSDCKTSTSETTKSSLSPCLSVKTEKEAEEVKKTEEFQPSMKNDQQAKIPLKKRGMKFTEDFDRNSAIITQNPSACGLKEAPKAPEQNRGRNDHINGDVQATSDKETLKDREHSIQPEKCKDVASGKDRKDQVCTETKETPGLEEKGTIKDRTQAAQSHQDGREKEGVAKDEGKVAEVRKDEGKAAGGRKDEGRKDEGRKDEGKAAGGRKDEGRKDEGRKDEGKAAGGRKDEGRKDEGRKDEVRKDEGKAAGGRKDEVRKDEGKAAGGRKDEGRKDEVRKDEGKVAEGRKDEVRKDEGKAAGGRKDEGKVAEGRKDEGKAAGGRKDEGRKDEGKAAGGRKDEGRKDEVRKDEGKAAGGRKDEGKAAGGRKDEGKAAGGKAAEVRRDEGRKDEGKAAEVRRDEGRKDEGKAAEVRRDEGRKDEGKAAEVRKDEGRKDEGKAAEVRRDEGRKDEGKAAEVRRDEGRKDEGKAAEVRRDEGRKDEGKAAEVRKDEGRKDKVRKDEGKAAEGRKDEGKAAGGRKDEVRKDEGKAAEGRKDEGKAAEGRKDEVRKDEGKAAEGRKDEVRKDEGKAAEGRKDEGRKDEGRKDEVRKDEGKAAEGRKDEGKAAEGRKDEVRKDEGRKDEGKAAEVRKDEVRKDEGRKDEGKAAEGRKDEVRKDEGRKDEGKAAEVRKDEVRKDEGRKDEGRKDEGKAAEVRKDKVCPDQKKSPDMGMKSSDPKAKVLAMVEKTPTEQPGRERMKMEAHKSPPPADAMPPPEDINSVVETSLNHEEKKESKPAAAEHRDGTSIKDRTATSIEFQTLNVNRQRKSKDSGESEETHEDSHMDTSVSSQTPEAETSESITDKPTKLSHQKHKETSQTTAGKSEKPVVSEQSGGSAEKLPAGEDPPQKSVLCLNPVSQSDAKEAEEPSVSEGSQEKEDAKGSTEPPGKELDQSQASKPAKMDIQDADGRTAVDCGDSPALHAGKKRDSTSEPMEVTELDDKFNRTENDGLKSVLQMKTGEVSSGRDEASSPVKKTNISEESKNTAENPETGDEKVSTDEKRQIKDTKNVPGKESKKDREEDKKTLSKPQDPQSSSEPEKHPSKETDPPADGGEKTASPVNRDLANGVEALMDIQLADIRRKNKSLAHRRKAELQREERQGDSESDTNTGMSLRRSPRISRPTPKAVEIQDKKVEKSAATPPKSKDKDEEGDDDEEEEDEEEAKAVQKKPREKKAVQEGQPKPKGRKRRKLRWSNTRTRRRKKDSEDEDDNSDEESSEDEESEEEDDDSDEDYKVERSRKRRGRNRERRSSDSSTSSDDDLPPNDDPCKHCGLPNHPELILLCDSCDSGYHTACLRPPLMIIPYGEWFCPPCQHKQLCDKLEEQLLNLDTALKKKERAERRKERLIYVGISLENIITPSVEVEEEKPEVLIKEKKEAKRSKSWGRRSTRAKKTISYRFDEFDEAIEEAIEEDIKEAEGGGAGRGKDMANITGHRGKDMSTILQAEEGKENGRPPRPSAAQRRKKRRRLNDLDSDSTVDEEESEDEFRLSDSSEEEFVASDNATEPESEQEDSDGGSSGKRRRSSHSRRAVKCRRSSRKRRRPRGYSDDEEDETDEDDDDEEIVTEGSSEFSDSDLDMSRRRSRRSHKKQVNYCETSESEGSQAGTNRARMKPGRLPDSSESDASFSKESSEERRERRPQRRADSSEDESRQRRRRLALKRRRASEDDDSDDSSDDSSEEDRPVRKRVNRIDSDDEEEEEEPTPQEEEKPKEREESKGTAPSEPPPIKSLEGLAGRPAPAPPLDPPKNTSAAAPNGLVGTDVAAPDEDEDDLLGVTDLVDYVCNNEDL; the protein is encoded by the exons TACCTGTGCGAGTGTCAGTTTGACGACAACGTGAAGTTCAAGACGGCCATCAACGACGAGGACCCCGATAAGATGCGCGTGCAGCCCATCGGCCGGGACAAGGACGGCCTGATGTACTGGTTCCAGCTGGACCAGGACAACAACGTGCGCATGTACGTGGAGGAGCAGGACGACCTGGACGGATCCTCCTGGAAGTGCATCGTCAG AGACAGAAACGAGCTGGCCGAGGTGGTGGCTCTGCTGAAGACCCAGATCGACCCGGAGCTGCtgaagagggagctggagaagaaagctcagcaggaggaagacaagGACGGCGCCGAAG GTGAAGCTAAAAAGACAGACGAAACCTCCGATGATGACAGCAAAGACTCCAGCAAGGCCGTCTGTCCAGTCTCACCAAAGACAGAGGACAAAGACAAAACGACAGCGAGTGACGGCCTGAAGACAGAAACGGAGACCTCTGAGGACAAATCTTCAACAGTAAACGGAGCCGTCGACAGCAAACCTGAGGCTGAAAGCATCGGCGCTAAAGCCCAGAGCATCAAAGAAGAACCCATGGAGGTGTCGGACTGTAAGACGAGTACCAGCGAAACAACCAAATCCTCCCTGTCACCATGTTTAtcagtgaagacagaaaaagaggcggaggaggtgaagaagacAGAGGAGTTCCAGCCAAGCATGAAGAACGACCAGCAGGCCAAAATCCCCCTGAAGAAGAGAGGGATGAAGTTCACTGAGGACTTTGACAGAAACAGTGCCATCATCACACAAAACCCTTCAGCATGTGGCCTCAAGGAGGCGCCCAAAGCTCCGGAGCAGAACAGGGGCAGGAACGATCACATCAACGGAGACGTCCAGGCCACGTCGGACAAAGAGACGCTGAAAGACAGAGAGCACTCAATCCAGCCGGAAAAATGTAAAGACGTGGCTTCAGGCAAGGACAGAAAGGACCAAGTCTGCACAGAGACGAAGGAAACGCCCGGCCTGGAGGAGAAAGGGACGATAAAAGACAGAACACAGGCAGCCCAGTCTCATCAAGATGGCAGAGAAAAGGAGGGTGTGGCCAAGGACGAGGGCAAGGTGGCTGAGGTCAGGAAGGACGAGGGCAAGGCTGCCGGGGGCAGGAAGGACGAGGGCAGGAAGGACGAGGGCAGGAAGGACGAGGGCAAGGCTGCCGGGGGCAGGAAGGACGAGGGCAGGAAGGACGAGGGCAGGAAGGACGAGGGCAAGGCTGCCGGGGGCAGGAAGGACGAGGGCAGGAAGGACGAGGGCAGGAAGGACGAGGTCAGGAAGGACGAGGGCAAGGCTGCCGGGGGCAGGAAGGACGAGGTCAGGAAGGACGAGGGCAAGGCTGCCGGGGGCAGGAAGGACGAGGGCAGGAAGGACGAGGTCAGGAAGGACGAGGGCAAGGTGGCTGAGGGCAGGAAGGACGAGGTCAGGAAGGACGAGGGCAAGGCTGCCGGGGGCAGGAAGGACGAGGGCAAGGTGGCTGAGGGCAGGAAGGACGAGGGCAAGGCTGCCGGGGGCAGGAAGGACGAGGGCAGGAAGGACGAGGGCAAGGCTGCCGGGGGCAGGAAGGACGAGGGCAGGAAGGACGAGGTCAGGAAGGACGAGGGCAAGGCTGCCGGGGGCAGGAAGGACGAGGGCAAGGCTGCCGGGGGCAGGAAGGACGAGGGCAAGGCTGCCGGGGGCAAGGCGGCTGAGGTCAGGAGGGACGAGGGCAGAAAGGACGAGGGCAAGGCGGCTGAGGTCAGGAGGGACGAGGGCAGAAAGGACGAGGGCAAGGCGGCTGAGGTCAGGAGGGACGAGGGCAGAAAGGACGAGGGCAAGGCGGCTGAGGTCAGGAAGGACGAGGGCAGGAAGGACGAG GGCAAGGCGGCTGAGGTCAGGAGGGACGAGGGCAGAAAGGACGAGGGCAAGGCGGCTGAGGTCAGGAGGGACGAGGGCAGAAAGGACGAGGGCAAGGCGGCTGAGGTCAGGAGGGACGAGGGCAGAAAGGACGAGGGCAAGGCGGCTGAGGTCAGGAAGGACGAGGGCAGGAAGGACAAGGTCAGGAAGGACGAGGGCAAGGCGGCCGAGGGCAGGAAGGACGAGGGCAAGGCTGCCGGGGGCAGGAAGGACGAGGTCAGGAAGGACGAGGGCAAGGCGGCCGAGGGCAGGAAGGACGAGGGCAAGGCAGCTGAGGGCAGGAAGGACGAGGTCAGGAAGGACGAGGGCAAGGCGGCTGAGGGCAGGAAGGACGAGGTCAGGAAGGACGAGGGCAAGGCGGCCGAGGGCAGGAAGGACGAGGGCAGGAAGGACGAGGGCAGGAAGGACGAGGTCAGGAAGGACGAGGGCAAGGCAGCTGAGGGCAGGAAGGACGAGGGCAAGGCGGCTGAGGGCAGGAAGGACGAGGTCAGGAAGGACGAGGGCAGGAAGGACGAGGGCAAGGCGGCTGAGGTCAGGAAGGACGAGGTCAGGAAGGACGAGGGCAGGAAGGACGAGGGCAAGGCGGCTGAGGGCAGGAAGGACGAGGTCAGGAAGGACGAGGGCAGGAAGGACGAGGGCAAGGCGGCTGAGGTCAGGAAGGACGAGGTCAGGAAGGACGAGGGCAGGAAGGACGAGGGCAGGAAGGACGAGGGCAAGGCGGCTGAGGTCAGGAAGGACAAGGTCTGCCCAGACCAGAAGAAAAGCCCAGACATGGGCATGAAAAGTTCAGACCCGAAGGCGAAAGTTCTGGCCATGGTGGAAAAAACTCCCACAGAGCAGCCCGGAAGAGAAAGAATGAAGATGGAAGCACACAagtctcctccaccagcagacGCAATGCCGCCACCTGAAGACATCAACAGTGTGGTGGAGACATCCTTAAAtcatgaagagaagaaagagtccaaaccagcagctgcagagcaccGTGATGGGACCTCCATAAAAGACAGAACAGCAACGTCCATCGAGTTCCAGACACTAAACGTAAACCGCCAACGCAAATCGAAAGATTCAGGAGAATCAGAGGAAACCCATGAAGACTCCCATATGGACACATCAGTGTCCAGTCAGACTCCAGAAGCAGAGACGTCAGAGAGCATCACAGACAAACCCACTAAACTGAGCcaccagaaacacaaagagacgtCCCAGACTACGGCAGGGAAATCAGAGAAACCTGTAGTTTCAGAACAGTCAGGAGGATCTGCGGAGAAACTACCTGCAGGAGAAGATCCTCCGCAGAAATCCGTCCTCTGTCTAAACCCTGTGTCACAATCCGACGCTAAGGAAGCAGAAGAACCGTCGGTCAGTGAGGGGTCCCAGGAAAAAGAGGACGCCAAGGGAAGCACAGAACCTCCTGGTAAAGAGCTGGACCAATCCCAGGCAAGTAAGCCTGCAAAGATGGACATCCAGGACGCAGATGGAAGGACAGCTGTGGACTGTGGTGACAGCCCAGCTCTGCATGCTGGCAAGAAGAGAGACTCTACGTCCGAGCCGATGGAAGTAACGGAACTGGACGATAAATTCAACCGAACAGAGAACGACGGGTTGAAGTCTGTCCTTCAGATGAAGACCGGAGAGGTGTCTTCAGGGAGAGATGAAGCATCCAGTCCTGTGAAGAAGACAAATATCTCTgaagaaagcaaaaacacagctgaaaacCCAGAGACTGGCGACGAGAAAGTGTCCACTGACGAGAAGAGACAAATCAAAGATACTAAGAATGTCCCTGGCAAGGAGAgcaaaaaagacagagaggaggacaagAAAACCTTGTCCAAACCGCAAGACCCCCAATCCTCCAGCGAACCCGAGAAACACCCGAGCAAAGAAACAGACCCTCCCGCTGACGGAGGCGAGAAGACGGCGTCTCCGGTGAACCGGGACCTGGCCAACGGCGTGGAGGCTCTGATGGACATCCAGCTGGCTGACATTCGCCGGAAAAACAAATCTCTGGCGCACCGCCGGAAAGCCGAGCTGCAGCGAGAGGAGCGGCAGGGAGACTCGGAGTCGGACACCAACACGGGGATGTCCCTCCGGAGGTCGCCCAGGATCTCCAGGCCCACGCCCAAAGCCGTGGAGATCCAGGACAAGAAGGTGGAGAAGTCTGCCGCGACGCCGCCCAAGAGCAAGGACAAGGACGAGGAAGGGGACGatgacgaggaagaggaggatgaggaggaggcgAAGGCCGTCCAGAAGAAGCCCAGAGAGAAGAAGGCGGTCCAGGAGGGACAACCCAAACCCAAG gggaggaagaggcggaAGCTGCGCTGGTCCAACACCAGGACCCGCCGCAGGAAAAAAGACTCCGAGGACGAAGACGACAACAGCGACGAGGAGTCCAGCGAGgacgaggagagcgaggaggaggacgacgacagCGACGAAGACTACAAGGTGGAGCGGTCCCGGAAGAGGCGCGGCAGGAACCGCGAGAGGCGGAGCTCCGACTCGTCCACGTCCAGCGACGACGACCTGCCGCCCAACGACGACCCCTGCAAGCACTGCGGCCTTCCAAACCACCCCGAGCTG ATCTTGCTGTGCGACTCCTGCGACAGCGGCTACCACACGGCGTGCCTGCGGCCCCCCCTCATGATCATCCCGTACGGGGAGTGGTTCTGCCCCCCCTGTCAGCAC aagcagctctgcgacaagctggaggagcagctgctgaaccTGGACACCGctctgaagaagaaggagcGGGCAGAGAGACG GAAAGAGCGTCTGATCTACGTGGGAATCAGCCTGGAGAACATCATCACGCCGTCT gtggaggtggaggaggagaagcccgAGGTCCTCatcaaggagaagaaggaggccAAGAGGAGCAAGAGCTGGGGCCGAAGGTCCACCAGGGCCAAGAAGACCATCAGCTACAG GTTCGACGAGTTCGACGAGGCCATCGAGGAGGCCATCGAGGAGGACATcaaagaagcagagggaggag GAGCCGGTCGGGGTAAAGACATGGCCAACATCACGGGCCACAGAGGAAAGGACATGTCCACCATCCTGCAGGCGGAGGAAGGCAAAGAGAACGGCCGGCCGCCGCGGCCCAGCGCCGCCCAGCGCCGGAAGAAGAGGCGGCGGCTCAACGACCTGGACAGCGACAGCACGGTggacgaggaggagagcgaggacgaGTTCCGGCTCAGCGACAG CTCCGAGGAAGAGTTTGTGGCCTCGGACAACGCCACGGAACCTGAGTCGGAGCAGGAGGACAGcgacggcggcagcagcgggaAGCGACGGCGGTCGTCCCACTCCAGGAGGGCGGTGAAGTGCAGGAGGAGctccaggaagaggaggaggcccCGAGGATACTCCgacgacgaggaggacgagacggacgaggacgacgacgacgaggaaATCG tGACTGAAGGCTCCAGTGAGTTCAGCGACAGCGACCTGGATATGAGCCGCCGGCGGTCTCGGCGCAGCCATAAGAAGCAGGTGAACTACTGCGAGACCTCCGAGTCCGAGGGATCCCAGGCCGGGACCAACCGGGCCAGGATGAAGCCTGGGAGACTGCCGGACAGCTCGGAGAGCgacg cgaGTTTCTCCAAAGAGTCTTCAGAGGAGCGGCGGGAGCGGCGGCCCCAGAGGAGGGCCGACTCCTCGGAGGACGAGTCCCGGCAGCGCCGCAGACGCCTGGCGCTCAAACGGCGGCGAGCGTCTGAAGACGACGACTCGGACGACTCCTCGGACGATTCTTCGGAGGAAGACCGGCCCGTCCGCAAGAGGGTGAACCGCATCGACTCggacgacgaggaggaggaggaggagcccacgccccaggaggaggagaaacccaaggagagggaggagtcaAAGGGAACCGCGCCGTCGGAGCCGCCGCCCATCAAGAGCCTGGAGGGCCTCGCCGGGCGGCCCGCGCCGGCCCCGCCTCTCGACCCGCCCAAGAACACGAGCGCCGCGGCGCCCAACGGGCTGGTGGGGACGGACGTGGCGGCGccggacgaggacgaggacgacctGTTAGGAGTCACAGACCTGGTGGACTACGTCTGCAATAACGAGGACCTGTAG